Part of the Bacillus cabrialesii genome is shown below.
GAGTCTCTGACTGATTCTCCGCTCTCCATCTTGCCTCCCGGCGCGACCCACCAGCCGCGTCTCGGTTTTTGAAGCAGAAGAACTTTGTCATCCGTCTGAAGCACACAATTTGTCACTCTTTGCAAGTACGTCACCTAACCTTCTCGTCCTGTCATCGTCTCTTTATTATACCGTTTCAAGATGCCTCCCACAATGAAGAGACATTGACAATCTTTTCTTCTATTTTACAGCATATTCATCCCTGAGTTCAGGTGATTTTGCTGTAACAGGCATCCGTCTTTTATTTTTGGACAAAAAAAGGACACGGATAACTGGAGAATCCGTGCCAAAAAAGTGTATTCATTATAAAAAGGGGGTCAATTACTTTATTAATCATACCCGATAAGCATTACACAACTGTTACAGCGGAATTAAAACCCAGTAACGTAATGTGAAACTCGTATGACAGTCCTTTTTATTTTAAAGTTTTCAGCGTTTCTTGGAGCTCTTCGACATAATGCTGTACGCTTTGTGCCGCAATACTTCCGTCCCCTGTAGCCGTTACGATTTGGCGCAGTGATTTTTCACGAATGTCTCCGGCCGCGAAAATACCTTCAACCTTAGTTTCCATACGGTCGTTTGTTTCGATATAGCCTTCTTCATTCGTAATGCCCAGATTTTCAAACGGTTTGGACAGAGGAAGCATGCCGATGTAAATGAATACGCCGTCTGTTTTGAATTCACTTTCTTCACCGGTTACCGTATCGACAAGCGTTACGTTACCGACTTTGCCGTTTTCCTCATGAATTTCCTTCACGGTTTTGTTCCATAGGAAGTCAACTTTTTCGTTATCAAATGCTCTCGCTTGAAGAATGCTTTGCGCACGGAGTTTATCACGTCTGTGAACGATCGTTACTTTGGAAGCGAAGCGTGTCAGGTATACACCTTCTTCAACAGCGGAATCTCCGCCGCCGACAACGACAAGCTCTTTGCCTTTAAAGAAAGCGCCATCACATACCGCACAATATGATACACCGCGTCCGCCCAATTCTTTTTCGCCAGGCACGCCGATTTTTTTATACTCCGCACCTGCGGCAATGATCACAGCGCGTGCTTTATATTCTTTTGAACCGGCTTTGACCACTTTGTACTCTTTGCCGTCAACGACTTCTTTGATATCGCCATAAGCGTATTCAGCGCCGAATTTTTTCGCGTGTTCGAACATTTTGTTTGACAGCTCAGGCCCCAGAATGCTTTCGAATCCAGGATAGTTTTCTACATCTTCCGTATTGGCCATTTGCCCGCCGGGAATTCCTCTTTCAATCATTAGTGTTGATAAATTTGCTCTTGATGTGTATACAGCGGCCGTCATCCCAGCAGGGCCCGCGCCGATAATAATCACGTCATAAATTTTCTCTTCTGACACACTATTCACTCCTTAAACCGTCTTTTCAAGCTGGGGGCTTTTTCTAATAAGATTAGAATCCCCATCAAACGTATTCCTTACCCATATCCTATAAAATCTCAAGGTGATACGCTAATTTTTTGCTCATATTTTTCTAATCACGATTAAATGTATTTTAAAAGGGTATATATGTTAATAAAGAAAGAGCCTTCTGTTTATAGAAGGCCCTTGTCTTATTTATTATTGAACAACACGTCTTACAACGCCTTTAAATGCTTTTTTCCAGTAAACGTTGCTCATTGAGTCAACAGATACACCGTGAGAAGTATTGTCGTTTAGGAATGTACCGTTACCTAAGTAGATTCCTACGTGTCCATTCGTTTTGTAAGTGTCAAAGAACACAAGGTCTCCGCGTTTCATATCTGATGCGCTGACAGCTTGTCCTCTGCCAACTAACGTATCAGTTGTTGTTCCGCTAACAGGTCCAAGGTTCACACCAGCAGAAGCGTATGCCCAGCGTACGAATGATGAGCAGTCAAAAATGCGGTTGTTGATATCAGACTGAGTGCGTCCGCCGCCAAATTTGTACGGAGATTGTCCTACAATGCTTGAGCCAACGCTGATCGCACCTTCAATTCCGCCTGAGTTGCTGATGACAGTGCCGCCTGAATTGCTGTTTGAGCTGCTGCTCTTCTTAGAAGATGAGCCGTTAGACGAACTATTAGAACCGCTAGAACCGTTGTCTGAAGAATCATCATCAGATGAGCTAGCTTTTGCTGTTTCAGTTGTAGCCGTTTGGCTGTCATCTGTTTGTGTTTCATCAGAAGCTTTTTGAGCTTCTTCCTGCTTTTTGATTAAAGCAGCCGCAGCTTCTTGTTCTTTTTTGATACGTGCTTGTTCAGCTTCAGTATCTGCTTTTTGATTTGCAAGTTCAGACGCTTCTGATTTTAATGCAGAAATCGCATCAGCCGTTTTCTTCTGGCTGTCTTTTGCTTCGTCGAAAAGCTTGTCTTTTTCATCAAGCTGTTTATCAAGGTCTTTTTGCATTGTTTCTAATTTAGCCAATGCAGCTTGAACTTCTTTCAGCTTGTCATTCAAATCCGCTTCAGAATCTTCCAGCTTTGCTTTGTCCTGCTCTTGCTGTTTGATTAAATCTTTGTCTGCATCCACAATAGATGAAACCGCAGTCGCGCGAGAGATAAAGTCACCAAAGCTTGTTGATCCTAAAAGAACATCTATGTATCCTTGAGATCCGCCGCTTTCCTGTAAAGAACGAACGCGTTTTTTCAGGATTTCGTTGCGCTTTTCAATGCGGGCTTCTGTCTCTTTAATCTCTTTTTTCAGTTTTTTGATTTCTTCTTTTGTTTTATCGTTTTCTTCTTTTTTATCTTCGATTTTGTTGCTTGTATCAAGCGCCTTAGCGTTAATGTCTTTCAGTTCTTTTTCAATCTTTGATTGATTTTCCTGGAGCTCAGTTAATTCTTTTTCCTTCGCTTCAATGCTGGAAGCAACCTCAGATTGCTTGCTTTCGATTTTGTGTTTCTTTTCATCTAATGTTTCCGCCGATGCAGTTTTACTTGTAAATGGGATCAAAAAACTGCTTGTCCCGATGACGGAAGCCAAACCAAGTGTAATTAAACTCTTTCTCACTTTTTATATCCTCCCTTTTACTGTGAACCTGTCCTCATTTGGAATCGTATTTTAAACATCAAGTTTCGTTCCTCATACTCTACGAGGAATGATGGTTGTTTATGGTTAATTATTCTGTGCATCTCTTATTCTGGTTGTATAGCGTTTATTTCACATCATATGTAAAAAACACTAATTCCTTATGTACGAGAATCATTATACCATCAAGTTTCGACAAATTAGCGATAAATTTTATTACATTTGTGTTTCAAACAGATGTCAAGCCGTTCATCATTTGTCATTTTTCTTAAACGAGTAAAAAAACTGTCGACATTATTTTATTAGTATAATCTACTAAACAAAAAAAGAGTCGATTCTACAAATCGACTCTTCAAAATATTCTATTCTAGAATATCATCAATATATTTCATATATTTCGTCAAAGTGGCCGGAGAGATGCCGAATCGGGCCGCTGTGTCTTTTTTCGTGTCATGTTTGCCGTGAGCTTCTTTCCAAATATAGCAAATTGCCGCTGCCCAGCCCTTCTCATTTTTCAATGGAGCGGCTGCGCGGATTTGCTGGATGACATGGAACACCCAGCAGCTCATGACTTCTGTTTTCATCTCTTCTTTTTCAGCTTGCTCTAATAATTTGACGGTTTGATAGGCGAAAAGGGCATCCTCTGATACGTCAGGAGCCGCGGAATCTCCATTCAACAGCAGCTTCACAAAATGATTTTCGAAAGGAGCGGTAATTCTCTTCGAGCGTATCACCGCTTCAAGATGCTCCGTTTCTCCCTTTGTGCTGCTGATATAATAAGCTGCGAGACGCTGTTCCACAGATGAGGGAAGTGCTTCCCTCCGCTCAATCCAGGGGGCCGGGCGGTCTTCTCCGGGATATTGCGACTCGACTTTTCTCCAGATCGTCTCGGCAAATTCTGTATGCCCCGTAAAATAAGCTGAGCACGAGAGC
Proteins encoded:
- the trxB gene encoding thioredoxin-disulfide reductase, translating into MSEEKIYDVIIIGAGPAGMTAAVYTSRANLSTLMIERGIPGGQMANTEDVENYPGFESILGPELSNKMFEHAKKFGAEYAYGDIKEVVDGKEYKVVKAGSKEYKARAVIIAAGAEYKKIGVPGEKELGGRGVSYCAVCDGAFFKGKELVVVGGGDSAVEEGVYLTRFASKVTIVHRRDKLRAQSILQARAFDNEKVDFLWNKTVKEIHEENGKVGNVTLVDTVTGEESEFKTDGVFIYIGMLPLSKPFENLGITNEEGYIETNDRMETKVEGIFAAGDIREKSLRQIVTATGDGSIAAQSVQHYVEELQETLKTLK
- the cwlO gene encoding peptidoglycan DL-endopeptidase CwlO, producing MRKSLITLGLASVIGTSSFLIPFTSKTASAETLDEKKHKIESKQSEVASSIEAKEKELTELQENQSKIEKELKDINAKALDTSNKIEDKKEENDKTKEEIKKLKKEIKETEARIEKRNEILKKRVRSLQESGGSQGYIDVLLGSTSFGDFISRATAVSSIVDADKDLIKQQEQDKAKLEDSEADLNDKLKEVQAALAKLETMQKDLDKQLDEKDKLFDEAKDSQKKTADAISALKSEASELANQKADTEAEQARIKKEQEAAAALIKKQEEAQKASDETQTDDSQTATTETAKASSSDDDSSDNGSSGSNSSSNGSSSKKSSSSNSNSGGTVISNSGGIEGAISVGSSIVGQSPYKFGGGRTQSDINNRIFDCSSFVRWAYASAGVNLGPVSGTTTDTLVGRGQAVSASDMKRGDLVFFDTYKTNGHVGIYLGNGTFLNDNTSHGVSVDSMSNVYWKKAFKGVVRRVVQ